Genomic window (Helianthus annuus cultivar XRQ/B chromosome 3, HanXRQr2.0-SUNRISE, whole genome shotgun sequence):
ATTGACGAATTAGAAGTacaagatgtggtcaccgaggaagatccaaattggatgactcccataaaGAAATTCCTTCAAAACAACGAACTACCAAGTGATCAAATAGAAGctgaaagggtaaagatcaaagcaagacaatatgtgttgcaaggagaaatcctttataaaaaaggataccttgcaccattgctaaggtgtgtgggccctgaacaaagcaagtatttggttaaagaagtgcatgaaggaatatgtggagctcatttcggagctaggtcggtggttgcaaaactcatgaacttgggatacttctggccttcaatgcatcgggataccgtcgagcaattgaagaaatgcgATGTCTGCCAAATCCACTCCCCAATACCAAAAAGTCCAAAACATGACTTGGTCCCCATAACttcagcatggccattccataaatggggaatggacatagttggaccattccctccaagcaaagggggagtaaaattcctgttggtagcaattgattacttcagcaaatggccagaggtCAAACCCCTTGCCAAAATCACAGGAAAGCAAATCATAGACTTTGTATGGGAAAACATCATATGCCGCTATGGGCTGCCAGGGGTAATTGTGaccgataatgggaaacaattcgctgagaaacccttcagcctttggtgcaaagagtacaggatcaaccaaatcttcagctcagtggcttacccgcaatcaaacggtcaggttgaaaggaccaacagaagcatagtggaaggcatcaagacaagattggggagatatgaaagtaattggctggaagaattgcctagcgttttatgggcaatcagaacaacagaaaaagcaagtcacagaaaaacaccttatagcttggtattcggatccgaagccgtaatccccgctgaaataggagttgtaacccaacgaattgtcaacatggatcccgaggtaaacacacaagagaccatgttgaacttacaactcttAGAAGAGGCccgggatcaagcagcaatacaagaGGCCAAATACAAGCAAAAGATGGAAGCATATTACAACAAAAAGGtcaagaacgaacgattcaagcCAGGAGACCTAGTTCTCAGAAACAATGAGGCCAGCAAAAAGGAAAACCAAGGAAAATTAGGCCCAAAATGGGAGGGgccatacaccatcctcgaagcacacaagggtggatcctacaagctgggagatctagaaggcaagaggctcccaaggcactggaacggaaaaactttaagaaaattctatgtttagaaagtttggtttgtggcaaaacaaaaaccttttgtaaaagcaaatgttgcttgaatgaatgaagttactttatcaaacttgtctttctatcctaataccaggttgagaacctagcaaaaaactccatggcaagggccatgtaaggggatgagctcccaggccatatcgctcaataggttcaagggttgaatggacctatataaggggtgagttcctaaatcaatacaactccatgagacttatcaaagaaaaaccatagtgtctcatagacaggtttgaacagcctacaccaatcgttccttaagtctaaaaAATGTACCCAATAATCAGACTTACGAAACCAAACAAATCACAACgaaataaaagaaaaggatagatactacgtcttgatgataaacactaaggcaaagtgactgcagcactgaaccctttaaagtgtaaaaaacataaagacaaagtaaacaaagacaaggcaagaaaataaaaacaaacaagcCTATCAACCAAACATACAAACCAAACCAGAAGCTACCCAAAGATCAACCAACAGGTACCgagcttgaaaggttaaaggcttcaacccacCAGCAACTGTACAAAAAGCCTGAAGGGTTGAAACCCCACAAAACAAAACCAAGCAAATGGAACCAACAAAAACATCAACGATAAACATCATGTCATAAGTTAgaaaggccataaaagaccttcatAAGACAGTTAAAGCAAGCCCTAGTGACTTGCAAATAAAACTAATGTTCAACAGCCATATAGGCCCAACCAACCAACCATGGGAACCTTAAGGgtccccaaaacctaaacattgtttaaaacattacaaaacataaaatgtttgctaagaaagctacgaataaatgtCAGTTATCAGAGGGCTTGGAACCTTCACCCTTAGACTTTTTAGCTTTCTTTGTCTTCTTCACCTTCACAACTTCTTCACCACCAACTGCAGAGGTTTCCAAACCAGCATCTTTCGAGGTTTCAGGCAGACTCGAAAGGGTATCATCACTGTCCCCGGAGTAAGACCTCTTCTTTGACAAggaacccaaaacctcagcacaaaccttctcatttaacccctcaggcttcaacccctgtaaaacagacaaaggcttaccaaaaCAAGAGGATACCTCATGAATAAAGgggtaggttagcctctccatctgctcaacagaagccttgAAGACATCAGAAGCCTCAGGGCGAAACATGGGTGATTTCTCCAAAGGTTGCCCAGATTCATGAAGTTTATAGCCAGCAGTAAGGCCTTGATGCTTCCCCAGGTTCAGCAGCtttgtgtaaacatcaccaagggcagagttaaattcCTTAGAGTGCAAAAGATAAGTCACAATCTGCTGAAACCCATGCTCGATCAACCACTGATTATCCGCAGTCACCTGACCAACAGAAGCCTTCAACCCCtccttttcttcacgaaaagccttCTGCTGGACAGATAAGGCCTCTCGGTCAGCCTTCAATTTCAACAAATTTGCTTCAAAACTTTTCCTCAGGTCACCCATCTCAATGGCATGCATCTTCTTCAGATCCTCAATCTCCTTCTTCCAAGCTGcctccttctctgcaaacccagcCACTTCCTTCTTCATCGATGCAAGAGAGGATTTCATTTTGTCTTtctttttagaaaaatcctcatactcccgcatcctttggcgaaagcgtgtaatcccttggggaagcatggctgcaaggttgcaagtagttaaaaccatgcgagataacatagtgtcatcatccatctcagcaatAGCTTCACGAACGgaaggaggagcaagatgactaagagcatcttcacaaacagcagcatccttaAAAGTGTCATCATTCTTAACCAACCAAGTAGGCACATAAGTGCCCTCAGggttcaacccttcaacgtctCTGCTCGACGATTCTTGAACAGGGGTAGCAACACCCTTCTTCCCTCGAACCTTCTTACCACGCACAACTAATTccttctccttctcaacctcCACTTCAGCCTGATCCTCAGAAGCCTCGATATCATCACtcaaatccactggctcagtgGAAGTAGATTGAGGAGCAGCTTTCAGTAAACGACGAGATAACCGACGAGTTGAAGGCTTGGGAACATTGGACTTGGTAAAACCCTTCGCATTTGCAACACTGACATAACCTGAACCCTCAAACCTCTGCTCAGAGGTCCTCACAACAACATTTTCACCCGGAACAGTCGGAGCATCTTCAAAAACCACATCGGACGTATCGTCACTCTTGAtgaagtccaaagcagacataactgccaaaaaacaaataaagaaaataagtCACAAACAAAGTAAGATGAAAAGGTATAAGGGAAAAAATGCATACCAAGGCCATTTCTCATCAACACCGGATCCCGATCAACTTTtgcccaaatattactaacccctaaaagcactaacaaatgttcgggaaaagggcgaaccctcgaagggcacccccgaatggctgaaagaaaGGCATCATTCAATTCAGACTCGGAAGGCTCCGGATcgttgagaacagcatccggatgcctccacaccattttgaaaggaataatggattcagaaacccagaaaaacgtATTCTTCCATGATCCAAGGGTTGTAACCATGGATGAAACAagacaagtatcaacctttgtgttctcaaaagtaaaccaatcaccatttttgGCTAACCGGAAGAACCTCCGAAAGAGCAACAATGAAGGATCATAACCTAAAGCACGACACAGcacttcaaagtgcaaaaccctagccattcctTTCGGATGTACTTGCCCAAAAGACACTCGATAATATTCAAGCAAATTTAGAACAAAAaacgaaaaagggtaacgaagattagACCACTCAAAATGCCGACAATACAAAGCAATAAAACCAGGAATCGGTTTGTCAACGGAAGCATCGCAAGCAGGGGCGGTCGGATTAAACTGTTTATCGATACCATATTCAAGGCAAAACAGGTCTACCTCCTCTTGTGTTAACCGAGAAAATGAcctcgctaaatccttaagggcacccatgatCGAAAAAAGTAAAAGTGAAAACGGAGAAGAAAACTAACCTGAGGGAGGAAAAACTGTGAATGATTGAAGGGAAAATGATGAAGTTTTGTAATTGTAAAAATGAATATAAGAGTAAAGTAAGGgtattaaagataaaaataaaatctctgccaatccgccgcctgacacatgtccaatcaactgtcaaatcgattaaatttcaaaattcaaaaaagtaaccgcctcaaacccttcaagcctccaaacaacgaacccttgaagcctttaaaagacatgcataaaagtcagaagtctttgagcctaataccccaaaaacctctgacttggggggctgacgacgggggtagcccaaagacaaataaaaccattaatatgcaaagagcttaaaaggttgaaaggttcatcggatgaaaagctgcataatgagtgaatcgaggaacagtaactagtcatgtccaccaactcatctcaccaactcacgctcaccaactcacaaagtcagagcaggtctgtacaggcacaccctattaaccaggggtccaaagccttgaaccccaaaaggggaaaccctccataagcaaacaggtctcactagtatagtccataccatttcgagaagtgtcttccactataagaagacagctcaataACACTTCAAGGACATTCCAAAAGGCAGAGAGATTCCTCAATCTCTTGTCATTCGAAGAGTTCTTGTCACTTCCAAATAactcttcatcagattcatctcattcattctatttgctttcttttcttgaTCCGAGTCAACCttggagaaagaacttcaaagcaaataactcaaatatactagtgaacctccttccacgttttgcaaacgtggagggaccccgcgacctgcgttaggcaaaatcaaacctttcagcccttttgcctgaccagtccagctaccatccttggtcccgtgtttgttgcatcaacagtgtAGATCAAAATTTGTTAGCTTAAACTGGTACACATGACGTGTGTTTGATTTGCGAAACATTGTTACATaatttattttcaattgtttttccACCTGGTTTTTCAGGCCTGACTATTTTTTCGTATACTATATTTTTATGTTGTATATACTAGTTCTACCGATTAAAGAAACCAATGAGAAATCacgaataataaaaaaaaaagttaatcaTGAGGATTGATAAAAATTCCTTATAATAAATAGTGTAAAAATCAAATATAAACGAGTCTTAACATATAAAATGCCCTTAATGTGAGAAGTAAAGGAAACTTtttttttcgaattttttttcCTACTACTAAAGATTGATGTTTAAttgcaaaatgtaaaaaaatgagttaattactgttttcgtccctgtggtttgtcaaaatcactatttcagtccattagtttaaaaattgcgatttcagtccctgtggtttcactttcgtaaccatttcagtccatgtggtttcactttcataaccatttcaatccattattctgttaagtacagggactgaaatggttacgaggtggaatgaaattgttacaaaagtgaaaccacaggtactgaaatcgcaatttttaaactaatggactgaaatagtgatttttgacaaaccatagggacgaaaacagtaactaactctaaaaaaattaaaaaaattcatGATTTTATAGTAGTAGAGTATTGTAAAATCacgattttttttttattctaagaCTAAAATACGTGCTTTATAAGATTGGGGTTTAAAAAAAATCTCTCTTTCACTTCTCACATGTTAAGGTTATTTTGTATGTTAAGACTCATTTGTACAATAATTTAACccataatatataacatcagATGGTGAGATTGTCACAACTCTACGAACCCACAAAACGCCTATTAAACAAGGACCAAATTTTTCGTATGACCAGTACTAACACTAGAagtgttttaagttttaacaaGTGAAATTTAAATGCTCGATTATTAATCGAATTAAAGTATTTGAGTTTTGAAAGTGATAAGTTTGATTCAAACCTAAAATGCATAACCAATGGGAAAaactattttaaataaataaaagggaatatttcacagaatagtaaccaagttttaaaactgttctaattaggtcactggtgttgtttttgtcccaattagataacttaacattcaaatcgagccatgtccttttttccatgtgtcaagaaaaaaatgaagtATAAGTTGCTGGGGtctaattattttaatatatgaaattatatttattaaaaataaaaaccatttaattacattaaaaattaaaaaaacaagttacaatccacgtCATCACTCGACGTTAAATAAGTATTTATTTTACAATATTAATCATTTTTAAATGATACTACACCTATCATATCATATAGGTGTAGTATGGATCTCATATTcgcctcgtataagcctataattGTGATATCCTAACGTAtcatatcgtatagtgtagtataggtcctGTATAGGCCTATATGTGTTTTATACTACACGATACAATACTACATCCATAGGTCTCCACGGGACTTTTCCGAGACTTTATATATACTATACTATAGGATACGATAAacaatgttttttatttatttttttaaaaaagtaCTTATTATAAAACTTTGCTAAAGCGATACATATtgtataaaaatgttttttaaaaaaaaaacccctttATATACGAGGGATAAAAAAAGACCATTTTACTAGGAGAATAATCAAATACGGGACCTATACACTAAATCCATAGGCTTATTcgggacctatacgagacttatactatactagGGGAAGGATCCCTTTACTTTTGGAAAACGACATTGCCCTTGTCAAATTATACTATGTATTAATAAAAGAAGCTTGTAAACAGTAACTATTACCACGTGTCAGCTCGTCATTGGTTCCTTTCCCCTTCTTTGCCCTTTTTTTTCAGTGTGTATACATATACGATTGTTTTACACCTTTAACACAAAATTAGTGTGTGTTCAAGTGGTTTTGTGTCGGCTTTAATCCAACTTTTATGCAGGTTCGACCCTTCCTTGCcctatttttttttcatatctCAGTTCTGCTTGTAGTGCTTCACACATGTCTCTTGAAGATTTTATTTGAGGCCACCTGTCTAATTGCGTGTATACTTCTTTGATTTAGCTACATCAGTGTTGGATTACATGAGATCTTCTTCAGATCCTTCCCAGGTTCGTCAATTTTTTTCCTGCGTTTGTTGCAATTGGGTGGTTGTTTTTTATCTGATGTTGTTCTTTGGGATTTGGGTGTTTTGGGGGGATTGTTGTTGATTGTGCCGGTCTTGATGTGTAACAGGTGTTGTTGTTCGAGGATTTTAGTGTATGTTCATCTATTACAGGTACATTTCTTTCTTTCTAAGAATAATAAAAAAGGCAACCGAACGCATCCCCCCTCCTAGACGTTTTACCATGGAGGGTTGGAAACCGAAGAAATGAGACAAACTAAGGGCCCATGACCCACACAAAGATGAAACATACTAAAAGGCTCAAGGCCTATACATGAAACAAAATAAAATAGAGCATAACACACTTGTACTCAGACTTCCAAACCCAATCCTCAATCCATGCCCAAGTTTATTGCAAACCCTGAGAGACCCACAGCAGACAGCAAACCAGACTAACAAGAGATCCAAGCATTCCAAGCTCAATAATAGTCACTAGATCCGGGTCAAACAAACTCCAACTGACCTCACTCCGGTAACCTTGGAACTGTCTCATTGAATTCTATTAAAATTTGTATAGAGTTTAGCTTTTAATGTTTAGAGTTTAACTTTTAGGTTTTAGCCTTAAGTTTACCTTTAGGATTTAACATTAGTATTTTGgttttagctttatggtttagccttagggtttagcttttagagtttatagtttagattttaagGTTTAGCATACAGTATAgtcttagggtttagctttagggtttagaattaaATTTcaaggtttagctttagggtttttttttttttggataaatGAGCTTTCGCCCAGCATACTTTTATAAATAAGTAA
Coding sequences:
- the LOC118490475 gene encoding uncharacterized protein LOC118490475, whose amino-acid sequence is MGALKDLARSFSRLTQEEVDLFCLEYGIDKQFNPTAPACDASVDKPIPGFIALYCRHFEWSNLRYPFSFFVLNLLEYYRVSFGQVHPKGMARVLHFEVLCRALGYDPSLLLFRRFFRLAKNGDWFTFENTKVDTCLVSSMVTTLGSWKNTFFWVSESIIPFKMVWRHPDAVLNDPEPSESELNDAFLSAIRGCPSRVRPFPEHLLVLLGVSNIWAKVDRDPVLMRNGLVMSALDFIKSDDTSDVVFEDAPTVPGENVVVRTSEQRFEGSGYVSVANAKGFTKSNVPKPSTRRLSRRLLKAAPQSTSTEPVDLSDDIEASEDQAEVEVEKEKELVVRGKKVRGKKGVATPVQESSSRDVEGLNPEGTYVPTWLVKNDDTFKDAAVCEDALSHLAPPSVREAIAEMDDDTMLSRMVLTTCNLAAMLPQGITRFRQRMREYEDFSKKKDKMKSSLASMKKEVAGFAEKEAAWKKEIEDLKKMHAIEMGDLRKSFEANLLKLKADREALSVQQKAFREEKEGLKASVGQVTADNQWLIEHGFQQIVTYLLHSKEFNSALGDVYTKLLNLGKHQGLTAGYKLHESGQPLEKSPMFRPEASDVFKASVEQMERLTYPFIHEVSSCFGKPLSVLQGLKPEGLNEKVCAEVLGSLSKKRSYSGDSDDTLSSLPETSKDAGLETSAVGGEEVVKVKKTKKAKKSKGEGSKPSDN